A single Gemmatimonadales bacterium DNA region contains:
- a CDS encoding glycoside hydrolase family 3 C-terminal domain-containing protein, with protein sequence MRPFSRVLLVATVATCVVAVIAAAPPAAARAGALAADSCPWVRSSAPVAARVAQVVSAMTLDEKIQLVHGASGTVYAGYVPAIPRLCVPALKLHDGPGGVADGLPGVTQLPAPVAVAASWDTAVARSYGAVIGAEEWGKGANVNLGPTVNIVRDPRWGRAFESYGEDPYLAGRIATAEIQGVQGEGVLAQVKHLAAYNQETFRNTPADDVAIGRRALHEIYLPQFEAAIRQGAASSVMCAYSTINGTWACENAYTQDTVLKGEWRFPGFVTSDWGATHSAAAAASHGLDMQMPDSSYLGAALKAAVQAGQLPMSRLDDMVGRILAQEFRFHLFDREQTGTPSSVVTNGAHAALARTVAEQGTVLLKNAGSLLPLDAGAVHSIAVIGPGGGPDAMSGGGGSAAVVAPYVVTPFDGIAKRAGSGVQVRHAQGALPPSGRLPAVPSQVLAPVSGGGHGLTVQFFNNVTLSGDPVATRVDSAVGADWHDQPPAPGVNAEKWSARWTGTLTAPVGGEYTFSLTSDDGSRLLLNGAQVIDNWREQAPTTETAKVTLAAGQVVPIEVDFYQNAGGDSVGLGWRVPSGTSLLDEAVALARSSDVAVVFMSDFETEGADLADIDLPGEQNRLIGAVAAANPRTIVVLNTGSAVTMPWVDSVPAVLEAWYPGQEDGDAIASVLFGDVNPSAKLPVTFPKRLADVPAAGAAQWPGVGGRVGYSEGLLVGYRWYDARDVAPLFPFGFGLSYTTFRFANLRVSEPRGRPVRVGVDVTNTGRRAGADVVQVYVGHPASTGEPPWQLKAFRKVPLAPGQTRHLTFSLDARAFAQWDSTAGGWGIAAGAYRIGVGDASSDLPLRAEVTMGASRPPPGR encoded by the coding sequence ATGAGGCCGTTCTCGCGGGTTCTCCTCGTCGCGACCGTCGCGACGTGCGTCGTCGCCGTCATCGCGGCGGCTCCTCCGGCGGCAGCGCGAGCCGGTGCGCTCGCGGCCGATTCGTGTCCCTGGGTGCGCTCCAGCGCCCCGGTCGCGGCGCGGGTGGCGCAGGTCGTGTCGGCGATGACCCTGGACGAGAAGATCCAGCTGGTGCACGGCGCGAGCGGGACGGTCTACGCCGGCTATGTCCCGGCCATTCCGAGGCTGTGCGTTCCGGCGCTCAAGCTGCACGACGGTCCCGGCGGCGTCGCGGACGGGTTGCCGGGCGTGACCCAGCTGCCCGCGCCGGTGGCGGTCGCGGCGAGCTGGGATACGGCGGTGGCGCGGTCGTACGGCGCGGTGATCGGCGCCGAGGAGTGGGGCAAGGGCGCGAACGTCAATCTGGGCCCCACCGTGAACATCGTGCGCGACCCGCGGTGGGGTCGCGCGTTCGAGTCGTACGGCGAGGACCCGTACCTCGCCGGGCGCATCGCCACCGCCGAGATCCAGGGCGTGCAGGGCGAGGGCGTCCTTGCCCAGGTCAAGCACCTGGCCGCCTACAACCAGGAGACCTTCCGCAACACCCCGGCCGACGACGTGGCCATCGGCCGGCGCGCGCTGCACGAGATCTACCTGCCGCAGTTCGAGGCGGCGATCCGGCAGGGCGCGGCATCGTCGGTGATGTGCGCCTACAGCACGATCAACGGCACGTGGGCGTGCGAGAACGCGTACACGCAGGATACGGTGCTCAAGGGAGAGTGGCGTTTCCCGGGCTTCGTCACGTCGGACTGGGGCGCGACCCACTCCGCGGCGGCAGCCGCAAGTCACGGCCTCGACATGCAGATGCCGGACAGCTCGTACCTCGGCGCGGCGCTGAAGGCGGCCGTGCAGGCGGGCCAGCTGCCGATGTCACGGCTGGACGACATGGTCGGCCGGATCCTGGCGCAGGAGTTCCGGTTCCATCTCTTCGACCGCGAGCAGACCGGCACGCCGTCGAGCGTCGTCACCAATGGGGCGCACGCCGCCCTGGCGCGGACCGTGGCGGAGCAGGGCACCGTGCTGCTGAAGAACGCGGGCAGCCTGCTCCCGCTCGATGCCGGCGCCGTCCACTCCATCGCGGTGATCGGCCCCGGCGGCGGTCCGGACGCGATGTCGGGCGGCGGCGGGAGCGCCGCCGTCGTCGCGCCGTACGTGGTCACGCCGTTCGACGGGATCGCGAAGCGCGCGGGGAGCGGAGTGCAGGTGCGTCATGCGCAGGGCGCGCTGCCGCCGAGCGGCCGTCTCCCGGCGGTGCCGTCGCAGGTGCTCGCGCCCGTTTCGGGCGGCGGGCACGGGCTCACCGTCCAGTTCTTCAACAACGTGACGCTGTCCGGCGATCCGGTCGCGACCCGGGTGGATTCCGCCGTCGGCGCCGACTGGCACGACCAGCCGCCGGCGCCGGGGGTGAACGCCGAGAAGTGGTCGGCGCGGTGGACCGGGACCCTCACCGCGCCGGTCGGAGGCGAGTACACCTTCTCGCTCACCAGCGACGACGGCAGCCGGCTGCTGCTGAACGGCGCGCAGGTGATCGACAACTGGCGGGAGCAGGCGCCGACGACCGAGACCGCGAAGGTGACGCTCGCGGCCGGCCAGGTGGTGCCGATCGAGGTGGACTTCTACCAGAACGCCGGAGGTGACTCCGTCGGCCTCGGCTGGCGGGTCCCGAGCGGGACCTCGCTGCTGGACGAGGCGGTGGCGCTCGCCAGATCCTCGGACGTCGCGGTCGTGTTCATGAGCGACTTCGAGACCGAGGGCGCCGACCTCGCGGACATCGATCTGCCCGGCGAGCAGAACCGGCTGATCGGCGCGGTGGCGGCGGCCAACCCTCGCACGATCGTCGTGCTCAACACCGGCTCCGCGGTCACGATGCCGTGGGTGGACTCGGTCCCAGCGGTGCTGGAGGCCTGGTACCCCGGTCAGGAGGACGGCGACGCCATCGCCTCGGTGCTGTTCGGCGACGTCAACCCTTCCGCCAAACTGCCGGTGACCTTCCCGAAGCGGCTGGCCGACGTGCCTGCCGCGGGCGCCGCGCAGTGGCCGGGCGTGGGCGGCCGCGTCGGGTACTCCGAGGGGTTGTTGGTCGGGTACCGGTGGTACGACGCCAGGGACGTCGCTCCCCTGTTCCCGTTCGGCTTCGGCCTGTCGTACACGACGTTCCGGTTCGCGAACCTGCGGGTGAGCGAGCCGCGCGGGCGGCCGGTGAGGGTCGGCGTGGACGTGACCAACACCGGTCGGCGCGCGGGGGCCGACGTGGTGCAGGTCTACGTCGGCCATCCCGCCTCGACCGGGGAGCCGCCCTGGCAGCTGAAGGCGTTCCGGAAGGTGCCGCTCGCTCCG